The Microcoleus sp. FACHB-831 genomic interval TGCTACTACTATCGGCTCAGTCTAAGGTAGAGTTAGCTCAAGAAGAGTTCTATCAAGACATCAAGATTCGTGCTTTGTAAAGCTGCATTGGGCGAATTTTCCTAGTAGAGCAACTTTGTATATAACAGTCAGAACCACTAGAATATCCACAGTGCTGGATAGATTTAGCGCTCCTGCTATCAAGCGGTTAGCCTAATCTATCTATTAACTACTAATTGATAACACAAGAGCGAAGTGGCCAAGGGTTGAGGAACAAATATTCATGAAAGCCATGATTCTGGCAGCTGGTAAAGGAACCCGCGTTCGTCCTATTACCTTCACTATTCCCAAACCGATGATTCCCATCATGCAAAAGCCCGTGATGGAGTTCTTACTGGAACTGCTCCGGAGGCATGGGTTTGATCAGATTATGGTCAATGTCAGCCACCTGGCCGATAAAATTGAGAACTATTTCGGCGATGGGCAGCGGTTTGGCGTAGAAATTGCCTATTCTTTTGAAGGCAGCATTGTTGAAGGCGAAATGGTCGGTAAGGCGCTGGGTTCTGCGGGCGGTATGCGCCGCATCCAGGACTTCTGGCCCTTTTTTGACGGTACCTTTGTGGTTCTCTGCGGCGACGCCTTAATTGACTTAGACCTAACGGCGGCGGTGAAGTGGCACAAGGAAAAAGGCTCCATCGCCACGGTGATTATGAAAACCGTGCCCAAAGAAGAAGTGCCTAGTTACGGTGTTGTGGTGACAGACGAAGAAGGCCGGATTAAGGCTTTCCAAGAAAAACCCTCAGTGGAAGAAGCCCTCAGCACCAGTATCAATACGGGTATTTACATTTTTGAACCAGAAGTTTTGGATTACATCCCCTCTGGTGTCGAATATGATATCGGCAGCGAGTTGTTCCCCAAGCTGGTGGAAAATAATGCCCCGTTCTACGGGATTGCGATGGACTTCGAGTGGGTTGATATTGGCAAGGTGCCAGACTACTGGCGGGCGATTCGCAGCGTACTGCTGGGGGAAGTAAAAAATGTGGCGATTCCTGGGCGCGAAGTTTTTCCTGGCATCTACACTGGTCTGAATGTTGCGGTGAATTGGGATAAGGTGGACATCACCGGGCCAGTATATATCGGTGCGATGACGCGCATTGAAGATGGAGCAAAGATTGTTGGCCCGAGTATGATTGGGGCTAATTGCTGGGTTTGTAGTGGGGCAAAGGTAGAAAACAGCGTCATTTTTGAGTACTCCCGCTTAGGCGCAGGAGTACAGTTGGTGGATAAGTTGGTTTTTGGGCGCTACTGTATTGATAAGACGGGGGCGGCAATTGATGTTCAAGCAGCCGCACTCGATTGGTTAATTACCGATACCCGTCAGGTTCTGCCATCTAATGCAGCGCTAGAAAGTCAGACGATAGCAGAACTGCTAGGAAGTGAGGCGATTAAGCAGTAATTGTTAGCGGTTAATTAGTAATGGGTAGTTGGTAAAAATAAATTACCAACTACCCATTATTTATATGCTGCTAATTGGCTTGGGAATATTTGGCGATCGCGGCTATTAAACCAAGAATATATTTTTATGCACAAATACTGCTTGTGCTGATTTATAAAAAAGCGCGATCGCCCTACATAATTATGCTTTTAGCCTATTGGCAATAGCAGATTATCAGCAAAACTCCCTATCCCTCTAGCCAACAAGAATAAACAAAGAAAAGGCGGATGCTTTGACTCATTAAATATTACTGCATCCACCTTCGCAATTCCTTTAGTGCTAGGGAGACAGATAAGTATAACGACCGAGACTGCGCTCGTAGTTTTGCAGCAAAAGTTGGGATTCCTGAATCGTAATCCGCTTGTCTTGCAAAGCTTGCTCAGTCCGCTGTCGGATACTCTCAACTAAATCTTCAGCGTCGTACTGCACGTAACCAACCACTTCGCTCATCGTGTCACCCTTAACAACGTGTTCGATTTGGTATCCCTTGGGCGTAAGTTGGATATGCACCGCATTGGCGTCGCCAAACAAATTGTGATTGCTCCCCATAATTTCCTGATAAGCACCGTTGAGGAACATCCCTAAATAGTAGGGTTCTCCGGGCTTGAGGGTATGCAACTCTAAAACCGACTTAACATCGCGCAGGTCGATAAACTTGTCGATTTTGCCATCGCTATCGCAAGTGAGGTCTGCCAAAATTGCCCGCCGCGTGGGTTCTTCATCTAGCCGATGAATGGGCATGATAGGGAATAACTGGTCGATAGCCCAGCAATCCGGCGCAGATTGGAATACTGACATATTGATGTAGTAAATCGACGCCATGATTTTTTCGAGTTCTTCCAGGTCGTCAGGAACATATTCCTGCTGTCTGATAATGGCGAGAATTTTCTCACAACACGCCCAGTAAAGCCGTTCTGCTCTGGCTCGTTCTGTAAGTCGCAGTATTCCCAAATTAAAGCGGCTGATGGCTTCTTCTTTGAACTGAGAAGCGTCGTGGTACAGTTCTTGGAAATTATCGCTGTTGATGGATTCGTAGGTTTCCCAGAGGTAGCGAATAACGGGGGGTTCTCCCTCTTGGTAGGGGTCGGGACGCCCGGAGGGTACGTCGCTGGTGCCGAGAACGTCAAAAATGAGGACGGATTGATGGGAAGCGATCGCGCGTCCGCTCTCACTAATTAGCGTCGGTACGGGCAAACGATGTTCGCCACACGCCTCTTTCAACTCTGCCACGATGTCGTTGGCATAGTTCTGCATGTTGTAATTTTTCGAGGCGTAGAAGTTGGTTTGAGAGCCATCGTAATCCACTCCCAAGCCACCGCCGACATCGATATACTTCATATCAGCTCCCAGTTGAGCTAACTCGACGTAGATCTTGCTGGCTTCTTGGATAGCGTCTTTGATCACATTGATCGCAGATATTTGAGAGCCGATGTGGAAATGCAACAACTGCAAGGAGTCAAGCAGATCGGCTTCACGCAAGCGATCGACCGCCTGGATAATTTCTGGAATCGTGAGGCCAAACTTAGCGCGATCGCCGCTAGAAGTTCCCCAGCGTCCCATCCCTTGTGTACTCAGCTTGGCACGTATGCCCAAAATTGGCTTAATTCCCAGCGTGCGGCTAGCTTCGATCGCCAACTGCACTTCTTCAACCTGCTCTAGCACGATAATCGGCGTATGCCCCAGGCGCTGGGCTAAAATCGCCGTTTCGATGTATTCCCTGTCCTTATAGCCATTGCAGATTAGCAAAGCTCCTGGAGTATCCAACATCGCCAGAGCAATCATCAGTTCAGGCTTAGAGCCAGCTTCCAGACCAAATTGATGGGGTCTGCCAAACCTCACCAAATCTTCAATCAAATGCCGCTGTTGATTGCACTTGACTGGAAACACGCCCCGGTAAGCACCAGGATAGTTGTAACGAGCGATCGCCTTATTCATGCAGGCATTCAACCGCTCGATCCGGTCTTCTAAAATATCAGAAAAACGGATTAACAACGGCAGCCCTAGATTGCGCTGCTTGAGAGAATTGACCAGTTCAAACAGATCCAAACTGCCACCGCGATCGCCTTTGGGCGAAACTGTGATGTGACCTGCGGCGTTTATCGAAAAATACGGTTCGCCCCAGCCTTGAATCCTATAAAGATTCTCGCTATCCTCAATCATCCAATTTCTGCCTTGTGCATCGGTGCGATTAATTCTCGCCAAAGCCATTTGTGGTTTCGCCGCACCGCGCTCCTTACGGGCAAGGGCGCCCGGGCGGGGATTGTTTGACGACTTTTCTACCGCAGCTTCATCTGATGGTTCTTCGCTAATCTGCGTTACCTCTACACTCATTTTTTATTTCCCCTCGCTATCCCCTACGAAGTGCTAGTGTATCGCATTCGGCTAGAAGACTGATTGTTGTAGTGTTGTAGGCTACTGTTTTTTTCTGCTGCCTTATTGTCTCTATTTTTTTAAGGTATTAGCTTATCTCCCTAGATGGAATCTAAAGTTAAAATGGCAGAAAATTTTTGTCGAATTGCAATCGATGGTTTAATCGTAGTTGACCAAACTTTGATATAAATGCATAACGGTACTTTCGTTCGGCAAGAGCGGAAACTCAAGTCATACGCCGTCCAAGTAGTCATAGTTGAGGGCATCGATGCTCAACCCGTCTGATAACCGTCCCGCACAGCGCTTAAATCTTGATGTTCTCATACAGCTGAGCAACAAGCGCCCGATTGCCTTTTGGGGAGGACTGTGGGCCTCTATAATTCTGGTTGCCGCTATTGCCGCAACAGGGCTGATTAGTACTGGCCCCCCCGAACTGGAGAAAGCTGAACCCAAACCAACACCAACACCTGTATTCACGCAAGGCTCCAGCCCCGAACCAATTGCGATCGCTTCTGGCCCAGATGCCGCTAGCGAAGGATTGCCTATGTGGTTGTACGGCGCGATCGCTACAAGCTGTGCAACTGGAACTGTGTTAATCTTAATTGCCCTACGCCTGAAACCCTCCCGCCGCCGTCGCCAGCCCCTGAAGCGTTCAACTACTGCGCCCGCCGCCGTCCGCAAAAAACGCCCGCCGTCGCCAAAACGTCGTCCGGTTTCAAGTCGCCCGATGCAAAACCCACCAGTAACAACTTTTTCACCGCAACCCGTTGTTACTATCTTGCCTCCAGAGGAAACTCATCCCCTCGATTGGGGTGACGATAGTTTGGCAGACATGATGGACATTCGCAAGCGGCAGTCCTTGTCTTCCCTCATTGATAAATAGTTCATAAGTTCAAGATTGCTGAATTTAGTTTTTAGCTTGTATGTTGGGAAATCTTGACTTTAAGGAAGAGGTAATTTAACTAGAGTTAAATTACCTCGACTAAAAATGACTAATAACCCATTACCAGCCTTGCCTATAAGGCGAGCAGGTAATGGGTTTAATATGAGCGATCGCGTGCTACATTCAAACACTTACATGAAGATAGCAGCGCGGTTTAAGGCAATTTAAAAAGGTAATTGCCTAGCCTTTTGCTGTTTGGAGCGATCGCCAATCTTTAATCGCTTTTTCTGTCCACAACCAGTTTTTACTAAGCGCATTCGCTTGAAAATTAACAGGATCGTCAGACATCACCTTTTGGCTCATCTTCTTCGATGCATTTAGCAAAGTCCCCCGCTTTTCCGGCGGCTGTTTTTGAGCCGATTGCTTTAGGGCCAGTGCTAACCCAGCGTAAGTGTTCAACGCATCTTTTTTAGACAACGCTCCAGCCGTTGAACCTGCTGGCTTATCTTCAACCTTAGACAGCGCCTCAAACCAAACTTTAATAGCCTGATCGAACTTGCCTTCAGCATAGTAAGCAAAGCCGAGAGCGTTGAGATAACTACCAGTATTGGGTTGCTTTTTATCAGCAAGTTCCCAGTAACGACGGGCATCATCTATACTGAAATCCTTCGCTCCCGTTTGCACAGACTGCCACGCCAAACGACCCCGGAGAAAGCTAATTTTAGGGTTATCAAGTTGCTGTTTGGGTACGGCGGCAAGTGCTGCCTCAGCCGGCTTTAGTGCCTCTCTGTTCAGCAGTTCTTCGACAGCTACAACACCCCCGTTTAAGTCTCCGCGACTAAACTGGTCAACAGCAATTCCTGTAACAGCGTTGGTTTCAGCTTTCTTCAAATTGAGGTTTTTGGAGTTTTCAACCTGACTTTGGGAAAGCGACGCTGGAAGGTTAGCCCTACGCAATAACTCATCTGGTTGGGGATCGCGGTTTTGCAACAACCAAAAACCCAATAGAGCGATCGCTGCTAAGCCTAAAGCCCCCAAACCCATAAAAACAACCGGAACACCTTTGAAGCTTCGTTTCCAGCCCTTTTGTGACTTAGAATTCCCCAGCAGGGAGCCAGAAGCTTTTATTTTTGAATTCTCTAAACCAGGCGTTTCCCCTTTTGGGGTTTGACTTTTTGCGTCTGGAGTTTGTATCGGGGCTTTTAAACTCTGATTTCTAGATTCTGCCCCAGATGGCAACCGATTTTCTAAGTTAGAAGCCTGCGCTACCGATTGCTCTGTTGCGGCATTCGGCTTAGGCAACTGCCGAAACAAATCTGCAACCAGCGCCTCTGCATCGTCGTCGCCCTCATCCAAAAAACCTGGCGGTGCGTCATCGTCATAGCCAACCCAGTCATCCTCCGGCAGCAAACCCAAGTCATCATCATAATCAAGGAACCTAGATGCAGCTAAAGCGGGCGACTCTTCGGGCACTTCTTCCTCCCAAGCTGCAATAGCTTCACTTGGATCGGGTAAAGCGAGGCGTTTTGCTAATTCCGCTGGGTCATTACTCCTGGTGAGCAATCCATCAAATTTTGAATCGAGATATAGAACAGGCAAAGCCCAGTACAGATTGTTGGACCCATAGGAAGAAATTAACCCCTGCCGCGCCCGACTCAAACTCAAGTCAATGGGATAACCTTCTTTGAGGTTGCGGTAAAACAGCCGGGTGAGAGTCAGCGCTACCTCATCGGGAATCCGTTCTGCCATTGCTAAGACGCTGGGAATCCTGCGCTTGACTAATGCTTGTATGAGGTTTTGTTCTCTCCCGGTGTCTGCGTCCGATCCCGATGCTGTATAGGCTCCTCGGCATGAATTAAAGACTGCCATTTGGACGCCATTATTAACCAGCAATCCAGCAAGGTCGTCTCCGCTTAACGTCTCAGTTAATCCGGTTCTGCCGCTAACGAGGTATAAATCGCCGCCGGATACGCCCAGGTTGCTGTGACCTGCGTAGTGGAAAACGTTGTACTGGCCTTGTTCTAGGGCTTGGGTTAGTTGCTCGCGTCCTGGCTGTTCGAGAAGTTCGAGTTCAATGGTGGGCGAGTTCTGACTAGAATGGCGGCGGAGTTCTTCTTGCAAGTGGCTGGCTTCTTGTTTGAGTGCCAGAGTTTCTTGATCGGTGGGACCAGCGATCACCATCAAAATTTTTAGCGGTTGATTGCGATCGCCTGATAGGGTTGAGGTTGGAGTCCTCAATCCTGTTGTCAGTTCGTAGCGAGAAAAAGCTACATCAGTGCCCGTCGCTAGGGGGCGATCGTCTGCGTGCAAGACTTCCCAAGGCAGGCGGAGCAAGCGCGTGTCTTTTAGTCCCAGTCCCAGACGCAGCCGCAAAACCGAGCGATCGCGCTCTGCTAGGGCTTGAGCTATCAGCCAGCTATCTCGCAGGCTGTCTTTAAATAAAGCGTCGTGAAGTTCCTGTCCCAGCGCCACTAAATTTGGAGAGGATGAATTTCCCAGCCAGTCTCCATTTCCCCCTCGTGAGGGCGCAGCTTGCAGCAACTCAGATAAGGGGTCATTCATCAGTTGCCCCGCGATCGCCAACCAATCATCTACAGGCCATCTCACCTGCTCTTGGGCAACGGGAACCCCCGGTGCGCCCCATTCTCTTCGCACCAGGTATTCGTCTTGCGCCTTTAAAGGAGTTACAGAGATATTAAATTCGTGGGCTACTGGTGACATGCACTCTTTCTTCAGATATAAATTTTATAGAAATTTTGGAAACGGCCTTAGCCTTGAGAAAGAATTGTTCCCTTCTATTTCTAGATTGATACAACTTGCTCAAAGTTTCCAGTTGGGCTGCATTCAATCTGTATAACTGTCAACGCTAGATTTTCTTAAATATCCTGATAGTACTAACAAAGCTTAAAAAATTTTGATTTTTATAGCATTCCGCATCGAGTTCGGCGACTAGACGCGAAATTTTCTGGCAAGCTATCCGGATCTTGTCCCTAACTGACGAACAGTAGATTGGTAGATGCACCCTGATTGACTTCCCCTGGCTCACCGGTTTGAGCCGGGGATTTTTTTATTTCGGATTTTAGATTTTGGATTCGATTAAAAATCCAAAATCTAAAATAGCCTAGTCTGAACTTACTACATCAAAGGATTTGACTTCCAAAACGGGGCCAATCATGGCGAAAGTCATAACATCCTTACGCACCTCACCTTTGACTTTCACTTTGAGTCCCGATTTCCGCAACTCAGATGGGGGGTCCTTGAGTTCGTAAGTTTCGCCCGACTCTGCAACCAGTGCCCAAGTGCCTGGGCCGAATCCTTTGCGTTCGATAGTACCGTCTACGCTGATACTCATGCGGTTTGGTGTTCTCCTTTGCTTGCTAAGTAGGCGATTCCAACACACAGCAAAGCATTGACGATTAGGAAGGTGCGAGCGATCGCGCCATCACCCAACCACAGCATTGCTGGATCTACAACCGCACTCACTGCTAAACAGGATGCCACACCCACCGCCGATCCAATCGCCAACCATTTCCAGCTTTGGTGTCCCAGCAACAGCACTACTAAAATCAAGGGAACCAACACGCTGGCTAAAATCGGATTCAACAGAGTACTTCCCTGAACCGCGCCACCCAATTCGGGAATAGAACTGCCCATTACTCGGAAGGGCCATTGGGGAAGGTCAAAGATATAAAATCCGCGTAGGAAAAATAAGCCAGAACTACCTGCAATCAGTCCGGTGTGTAACTGAATTACCCCCATTCCTGCCCAAGGGAAATAATTCCGCAAGAACCAGGCAAGCATATAAGAACCCAACACCATCGCAATCTTGGGCAACAGCGCCACAGCACCGCCATCCAGCCAAAAGCGGGGGCTGAGATAGCCGTTATCCCGCAGCCAGCGGAAGAAGTCCTTGAAGGTAATTTGTCCCCGCAGCGCGAGTTTGACCGCTGCACCTGCATCCAGATGACCCGAACCGAAGTGGTTCAGCGGATCTTCGGCAACAGCCCGTGCTGACTGCTTGAGGACGCTTAAAACTTCATCGGGTTCGGTGATTCCAGAGGCTTTCACCAACGCTGCAACACCCGCAACGTGGGGCGCTGCCATACTTGTGCCTTGGTAAGCGGCAAAGTTGGTGATGATATTGCCCTCGTCATCGTAGCCAATGGTTTCTTGCAGAATCCCACCTAATTGATTCTTGCTGGTGTCTCCACCGGGGGCTGAGATATCTACACCTGCACCGTAGCTGGAGTAGAATGCTTTTTCACCCGCAGAATTTAAGGCAGAAACCCCAATAACGCGGGGATATCTGGCTGGGTAGGAGGCTTCATTTTCGTCGGAGTTGCCTGCGGCTGCTACTATGACAACGCCTTTGCTGTGGGCGTATTCGATTGCTTCTTGCATGAGTTGGCTTTCACCGCCACCACCCAAGCTCATGTTAATTACGCCAGCACCGTTGTCGGCAGCAAATTTAATTGCTTCTGCAATATCGGAAACTGTACCGCCCCCACTCCCACTCAATACTTTGAGGGGCATGATACTGGCTTCGTAAGCAACGCCAGCTACACCATAGCCGTTGTTGGTGGCTTGGGCTACTGTACCCGCAACGTGGGTGCCGTGTCCGTTATCGTCATCGGCGTTTTCTTTGTTGTTAACGAAGTCGTAGCCTGGGACAAATTTGGTGTCTTTTAAGTCGGGAACGACGCTAACACCTGTGTCGATGACTGCGACGGTGACGCCTGCGCCTTTAGTTTCGTCCCAAGCTGACTCGACGTTTATGCTACGCAGGTTCCACTGTTTGCTGTAGTCTGGATCGTTGGGAACGCCATAGGCGTTGTAGATGTAATTTGGCTCGATGAATTCCGTTTGCTTTGCTATGTCGGACTTTTTCAGGGCGTTGAGTAGTTTGCGATCGCCCTCAACTATATATACGTGGTCTTTTGCTGAAAACTCGCTGTTGAAGATCGGTTCGACGTTGTATTGTCTTGCGATCGCTGCTATTTTCTCGTCTAGCACTGCTGCTGGAACATCGTCGCGGAAGTCCAGCACAATGCTGTCAAATTTGCCCTGAGTTGCCAGTCCCTTGAAGTTAAACAAGGCCCAGCCTAACCCTAATAAAAACAAACACGCTATGAAAACCTTTCTCATACCAACACGTTACCCTTAGTGCCAGTTTATTTATAGTCAATGCTTAAAGCTGACTCGTTTCCGCTTTGAGCTTTGCTATGATCCACTACCATAACTCAGAGCTACCTGTATCTGGTAGTAATATTTGATGATAACTAATTTGTTTTTTAGAGTGTAAGTTTTCTAATGGAAAAGGGTCTTCTCTGGTTACCTCTCCTGGGAGCGTTTATCTGGCTAGCCCAGCAAGGGTGGAACGAGTATCAAAAAGTTGAAGCTTATCGCAACTGGGCTTCTGGGTTCGAGCGGGCTAAATATGATATCTATGCTGTCCTCGGTCAAAAAGACAGCGATTTGACTTGGGGAAAACCTACGCGCCAAGGGCCAGTAAATTTAGCAACATTTTCTCTTAAAGAGGTGCAATCGATTCGCTTGCTTGTGGATGAACAGCCAGTTGATATGCAAGCGCCGCCGGACAAAGGTCGTGCTGTTGCTTTGGAATTTTTACCCTCTAATACCTCGGCTTCCATCAAAATTCCTTTTACAGAAATTCCTCTAGCAGCAGAATGGGGTAAGTTTTTACAAAAGGAATTGCATCAGTTGCAGTCTGAGCCAAGCTAGTGAAGTTATTAATTTTGTAGATAAAAGCGATCGCCAATAAATTCTCAACTTCAAAGCCCGCGCGATCGCTCTGATCAGGCAATTGCTTTTTTTAAGTCTTTCCCAAGCTTATCTATGTTTTTTTTAACGTAGAAGCTATATTCTTACTTGTTATTATTTCTTATATAAACTTTTTTAATAAAGCTTTTTATCTAGTTATTTAGACGCCAAATAATCTTCTCTTCTGGAAGAGGCGATCGCTAAAGTCGCATGGCGACGCTGTAAAAGTTGAAGAAGAAAATTTAGTATGCAGGCAATTATAAATATTATTTGAATAATATTCCTGGGAGGTCTGTAAATATTATTGCGGACAGGCACTGTCCAAAAGTCTTGAAACCTATAGGTTTTCTTGCTTTGTGTTTTAACTTTTTACTTGCTTAGTAGGTGGTTCAAGTAAGCTTATTGCAGTTAACATTTGTAACTTATTGACCAGACACGCTTATTAAGTGGGCGTTGGAAATAATCCTAAAAATAGTGTGTACCCAGCCCCCTTTTCAAAGCAGAAAACCTGGTTTGCTGTTTTCAGGTTAGTGGCGATCGCCTACTTACTCACTTACACGATATTCCCTTGGGATGAACTACCACTATCAGAAACTTCTATCTAGGGCTAGATAAATTTATTGTCAAATTTTAGAAAGATCTATATAAAAGCAAATCCTGTGCTGTTAAGGCCATTCAGCAGTGGCCTTATAATTGTTTGCATTTACTGGCATTGTTGTAGTAGCAGCGCAGGTTCGCAAACGGCCCCATAACATTTCGTCGTATAGCTCCGCTATCAGGTGATGCAATGAATCAAGTTTACCCAGAGCGTAGAAGATTAATGCGTATAATGGCACTGGTGCTTTCAGCGCTGCTATCAGTTCCTTTTTTGACTGCCTGTGGAGGAGGAGAACAAAGTTCTGCACCACCTCCCGTTGACGCTCCTGCTGCTAATACCCGCAGAGCGTCCAATCCTCCCCCCGCACGGCAACCCCAAGCCAAGAAAGGATTGTCAACAGGCCAGAAAGTTGCAATCACCTTAGCGGGAGCTGCTGCCCTTTACTATCTCTACAACCAGCACAAGAACAAGCAAGGTCAAGGGGCGCAGGGCAAATACTACCTCTCTAAGAACGGGCGCGTTTACTACCGGGATGCTCAGGGTAAAGCTATTTGGGTAACGCCACCAAAAGAAGGAATTCAAGTACCCCCAGAGGAAGCGGAAAGATATCGAGATTTTCAGGGCTATAACAACAGATCCACAGGAAAAGATTTAACTGAGCTGGGATCGGATGCGGTACCAGCACAAACAGCGCCGTAACTGTTGTTAAGCTCGACGTTGTACAGATGCGACGATAAAACACAGAACAACACAACGGCCATAGAGAATAAATCTTTACCCTCTACACAGCCGTTCCATACCGATTTAGTAAGGAGAACAATCATGGTAGATGGGTTTTTTAAAAAGGTACAGGATGCCGTCTTTGGCTCCCAAGATGAGGGATACGATCAAAACGCCGAGTACGATCGCGAGGTTCGCCCAGCCAGCGAAGATCCATATGGCGATCCCGCAGACTTTGGTGAGTTTGGCGACGTTCGCCCAGCCAGCGAAGACCCCTACGGAGATCCCGCAGATGAATATGGGCAGTTTGCTGACATTCGTCCAGCAAGTGAAGATCCCTACGGAGATCCGGCAGATGAATATGGGCAGTTTGCTGACATTCGTCCAGCAAGTGAAGATCCCTATGGAGATCCGGCAGATGAATACGGACAAATTGCGGATATCAGCCCAGCCAGCGAAGATCCATATGGCGATCCGGCAGATGAATACGCCTAGTTAAGTTGGTCTACGATTTTGGGCGATCGCTTTGATCTAGCGGCGAATATGTAGTTGGTTTTAAAGCTGTTAGCAATAAATAGCAAAGAAGGCAGTGGCGTTACTCGTCACTGCCTTTTGTTTTATTACCATCGCTTCTAAGTGGCGAAACTTGTACCATCAGGCAGGTTCAGTAATTTAGCTATTGCCAAGCATAAAAAAGTCATTTGGGCTGGTCTTAATGCAGTCTTAAACTCGCTCTACGTTCCGTTTAGGTGTTAGCCTAGCCTATCACTTGC includes:
- a CDS encoding translation initiation factor yields the protein MVDGFFKKVQDAVFGSQDEGYDQNAEYDREVRPASEDPYGDPADFGEFGDVRPASEDPYGDPADEYGQFADIRPASEDPYGDPADEYGQFADIRPASEDPYGDPADEYGQIADISPASEDPYGDPADEYA
- a CDS encoding sugar phosphate nucleotidyltransferase; translated protein: MKAMILAAGKGTRVRPITFTIPKPMIPIMQKPVMEFLLELLRRHGFDQIMVNVSHLADKIENYFGDGQRFGVEIAYSFEGSIVEGEMVGKALGSAGGMRRIQDFWPFFDGTFVVLCGDALIDLDLTAAVKWHKEKGSIATVIMKTVPKEEVPSYGVVVTDEEGRIKAFQEKPSVEEALSTSINTGIYIFEPEVLDYIPSGVEYDIGSELFPKLVENNAPFYGIAMDFEWVDIGKVPDYWRAIRSVLLGEVKNVAIPGREVFPGIYTGLNVAVNWDKVDITGPVYIGAMTRIEDGAKIVGPSMIGANCWVCSGAKVENSVIFEYSRLGAGVQLVDKLVFGRYCIDKTGAAIDVQAAALDWLITDTRQVLPSNAALESQTIAELLGSEAIKQ
- a CDS encoding S8 family peptidase; its protein translation is MRKVFIACLFLLGLGWALFNFKGLATQGKFDSIVLDFRDDVPAAVLDEKIAAIARQYNVEPIFNSEFSAKDHVYIVEGDRKLLNALKKSDIAKQTEFIEPNYIYNAYGVPNDPDYSKQWNLRSINVESAWDETKGAGVTVAVIDTGVSVVPDLKDTKFVPGYDFVNNKENADDDNGHGTHVAGTVAQATNNGYGVAGVAYEASIMPLKVLSGSGGGTVSDIAEAIKFAADNGAGVINMSLGGGGESQLMQEAIEYAHSKGVVIVAAAGNSDENEASYPARYPRVIGVSALNSAGEKAFYSSYGAGVDISAPGGDTSKNQLGGILQETIGYDDEGNIITNFAAYQGTSMAAPHVAGVAALVKASGITEPDEVLSVLKQSARAVAEDPLNHFGSGHLDAGAAVKLALRGQITFKDFFRWLRDNGYLSPRFWLDGGAVALLPKIAMVLGSYMLAWFLRNYFPWAGMGVIQLHTGLIAGSSGLFFLRGFYIFDLPQWPFRVMGSSIPELGGAVQGSTLLNPILASVLVPLILVVLLLGHQSWKWLAIGSAVGVASCLAVSAVVDPAMLWLGDGAIARTFLIVNALLCVGIAYLASKGEHQTA
- the speA gene encoding biosynthetic arginine decarboxylase — translated: MALARINRTDAQGRNWMIEDSENLYRIQGWGEPYFSINAAGHITVSPKGDRGGSLDLFELVNSLKQRNLGLPLLIRFSDILEDRIERLNACMNKAIARYNYPGAYRGVFPVKCNQQRHLIEDLVRFGRPHQFGLEAGSKPELMIALAMLDTPGALLICNGYKDREYIETAILAQRLGHTPIIVLEQVEEVQLAIEASRTLGIKPILGIRAKLSTQGMGRWGTSSGDRAKFGLTIPEIIQAVDRLREADLLDSLQLLHFHIGSQISAINVIKDAIQEASKIYVELAQLGADMKYIDVGGGLGVDYDGSQTNFYASKNYNMQNYANDIVAELKEACGEHRLPVPTLISESGRAIASHQSVLIFDVLGTSDVPSGRPDPYQEGEPPVIRYLWETYESINSDNFQELYHDASQFKEEAISRFNLGILRLTERARAERLYWACCEKILAIIRQQEYVPDDLEELEKIMASIYYINMSVFQSAPDCWAIDQLFPIMPIHRLDEEPTRRAILADLTCDSDGKIDKFIDLRDVKSVLELHTLKPGEPYYLGMFLNGAYQEIMGSNHNLFGDANAVHIQLTPKGYQIEHVVKGDTMSEVVGYVQYDAEDLVESIRQRTEQALQDKRITIQESQLLLQNYERSLGRYTYLSP
- a CDS encoding CHAT domain-containing protein, with translation MSPVAHEFNISVTPLKAQDEYLVRREWGAPGVPVAQEQVRWPVDDWLAIAGQLMNDPLSELLQAAPSRGGNGDWLGNSSSPNLVALGQELHDALFKDSLRDSWLIAQALAERDRSVLRLRLGLGLKDTRLLRLPWEVLHADDRPLATGTDVAFSRYELTTGLRTPTSTLSGDRNQPLKILMVIAGPTDQETLALKQEASHLQEELRRHSSQNSPTIELELLEQPGREQLTQALEQGQYNVFHYAGHSNLGVSGGDLYLVSGRTGLTETLSGDDLAGLLVNNGVQMAVFNSCRGAYTASGSDADTGREQNLIQALVKRRIPSVLAMAERIPDEVALTLTRLFYRNLKEGYPIDLSLSRARQGLISSYGSNNLYWALPVLYLDSKFDGLLTRSNDPAELAKRLALPDPSEAIAAWEEEVPEESPALAASRFLDYDDDLGLLPEDDWVGYDDDAPPGFLDEGDDDAEALVADLFRQLPKPNAATEQSVAQASNLENRLPSGAESRNQSLKAPIQTPDAKSQTPKGETPGLENSKIKASGSLLGNSKSQKGWKRSFKGVPVVFMGLGALGLAAIALLGFWLLQNRDPQPDELLRRANLPASLSQSQVENSKNLNLKKAETNAVTGIAVDQFSRGDLNGGVVAVEELLNREALKPAEAALAAVPKQQLDNPKISFLRGRLAWQSVQTGAKDFSIDDARRYWELADKKQPNTGSYLNALGFAYYAEGKFDQAIKVWFEALSKVEDKPAGSTAGALSKKDALNTYAGLALALKQSAQKQPPEKRGTLLNASKKMSQKVMSDDPVNFQANALSKNWLWTEKAIKDWRSLQTAKG